In one Pseudodesulfovibrio tunisiensis genomic region, the following are encoded:
- the gpJ gene encoding TipJ family phage tail tip protein — MSMHADQTVAVMGRRFDSTRPVFFETMAGTTLATVVEEAVGRLRRDRVYTPSQARFLLRYARCRVDGVEIPRTHWADTRPVPGARIEVLRTVLRRRGGGGKSPVGMVAAIAVMAVAAYAAPALLGAMGGIEAGFVGPLASGQFYISSWMTAAMTGGLMAAGSFASGALFSQAVPSLGSSTYDAGTDSPTYSISGARNAANPHGYVPLVLGSHRHTPPLGAKSWTAWEGEDQFFNMLVVWGHKDVVVSDFRIGETSLDEFADVTHAFHQSTIGGDLTLFAKSYTESSVGSALTESGGWVTRTVGEAEELSFDISFERGLTTIDSSTGRRGDRTVQFEAQYRAVGAESWIDSGLGTFSVTKAQTTFFVHTFRVESLNRTTYEARLRRVTADSDSQYIYDEATWSVARAVLGQPAFNTPIPICVSELRIKANDQLSGYVDDFNALCSSNLPSWDGAGWGTVAETANPADQMRYLLTTRSGLARPYSETKMDDTTLAEFAEWCDAQGHEFNYICDSETRVWERLTQILSAGRAAVTTDVDGLWGATIDQPGKRIRQLFTPRNSWGCKIKRGFMELPHALRVSYVDEDDDYKTKEGFVYADGYDENSAVDIVSWDYPGVTNWSAIWKMGRRHFAKLLHRQLSISLSTDWEWLAAHRGDLVGVASDVLMNVFGTARIRRLLFNIDGEEVLVGREEDIPLDEGDEPLIPIGVQIDDTVVFSDPAPARYGMAIRDNSSRLTTYEIVPEYGEENDVLRFSYVISSKPAPQLEALCSVSILGEEYDEYLVSAITPGENLTADLTLIPAAMDEIEASVSGAIPEHAPPVRLDVTRGRFIPAPRITLVRSDEGVMVRDADGTLSSRICVAYALGAGASAAESVQVQYRESSSSQWINAPTVNAGVQAFIAGVEDGAAYDIRIRAVTSAGVGSIWTVETGHTVVGKTSNPGDVNVFTLSAADNSIVATWEQVVDLDVSRYEIRSTDFGWGDGKEVATGPGSTAALPMTAAGTHTYYIRALDTTGHYSTTSASATIVVLPPAQPSVAATISGTNILLSWSRPSSSFALSGCEVLYGPDLASAESVDAGLISTSRQFPGAAGCHRFWVRYTDAAGNTGPAASVDMTIIAPGAVLVTQQVIDNNVLLYWTEPETGTFPVSNYIVRSGETLETSMMLGTVDARFISHFESQGGSYTYWVAAVDTSGNEGAFASVSATVSQPPDYVLLYDYDSPLGGTATRFIMEGGELIGPAFDETWQEHFSRCGQTTMQDFADAGFPLYLLPNATSAVYEEEIDYGTVLSGSKITVTPTMQALTGAPSATCRIEVRAATDEAWRLVADDWQGYATAFRYLRVTVSVISDGRGAVRISGLNIRYDIKQRKEGGMMQCLASHSEGTPVTFADSYVDIQAIAVTPKAGSAARYALYDFVDEPNPTGFSIYLYNASGARVDGEASWSIIGV, encoded by the coding sequence ATGTCGATGCACGCTGACCAGACCGTTGCCGTCATGGGGCGGCGTTTCGACTCCACGCGTCCGGTCTTTTTCGAGACTATGGCAGGGACGACATTGGCGACCGTTGTCGAAGAGGCCGTGGGAAGGCTGCGTCGGGATCGGGTGTACACCCCCTCTCAGGCTCGATTTCTGCTGCGTTATGCCCGGTGTCGTGTGGACGGCGTGGAGATTCCGAGGACGCACTGGGCCGACACCCGCCCGGTCCCCGGCGCGCGCATCGAGGTTCTTCGCACGGTGCTGCGGCGGCGGGGAGGCGGAGGCAAGAGTCCGGTCGGCATGGTCGCGGCCATCGCGGTGATGGCCGTGGCCGCCTACGCCGCACCCGCGCTGCTGGGCGCCATGGGCGGGATCGAGGCCGGTTTCGTCGGTCCGTTGGCGTCCGGACAGTTCTACATTTCCTCCTGGATGACGGCGGCCATGACCGGAGGACTGATGGCCGCCGGATCGTTCGCCTCCGGAGCTCTGTTTTCCCAAGCCGTGCCGTCGCTTGGCTCGTCGACCTACGACGCAGGGACAGACTCGCCGACATACTCAATCTCCGGGGCCAGGAATGCGGCAAATCCTCATGGCTATGTTCCGTTGGTGCTCGGTTCCCATCGTCATACGCCGCCGCTGGGTGCGAAAAGCTGGACTGCGTGGGAAGGCGAGGATCAGTTCTTCAACATGCTGGTTGTCTGGGGACACAAGGATGTCGTGGTTTCCGATTTCCGCATTGGCGAGACCTCTCTGGACGAATTCGCCGACGTCACCCATGCATTCCATCAGTCCACCATCGGCGGCGACCTGACGTTGTTTGCCAAGTCGTACACCGAAAGCAGCGTCGGCTCGGCGCTGACCGAGTCCGGCGGCTGGGTCACCAGAACCGTGGGCGAGGCCGAGGAACTGTCCTTCGACATTTCCTTTGAACGCGGACTGACCACCATCGACAGCAGCACCGGACGGCGCGGCGATCGGACAGTCCAGTTCGAGGCCCAGTATCGCGCGGTCGGAGCCGAGTCGTGGATCGATTCCGGGTTGGGCACGTTTTCCGTCACCAAGGCCCAGACAACATTCTTTGTTCATACATTCCGCGTCGAGTCCCTGAACCGGACCACCTACGAAGCTCGGCTTCGCAGGGTGACGGCCGACTCCGACAGCCAGTACATCTACGACGAGGCGACGTGGTCTGTGGCCCGCGCGGTTCTGGGCCAGCCTGCATTCAATACGCCGATCCCCATCTGCGTTTCGGAGCTGCGGATCAAGGCCAACGACCAGCTTTCCGGATACGTCGACGACTTCAACGCGCTGTGCTCATCGAATCTGCCGTCCTGGGACGGGGCCGGATGGGGGACTGTGGCCGAAACAGCCAACCCTGCGGACCAGATGCGTTATCTGCTCACCACGAGAAGCGGTTTGGCCCGGCCGTACTCCGAGACCAAGATGGACGACACCACCCTGGCCGAGTTCGCCGAATGGTGCGATGCCCAGGGACACGAGTTCAACTACATCTGCGACAGCGAGACACGGGTATGGGAGCGGCTGACGCAGATTCTTTCCGCCGGGCGGGCTGCCGTGACCACGGACGTCGACGGGTTGTGGGGCGCGACCATCGATCAGCCGGGGAAACGCATCAGGCAACTCTTCACTCCGCGCAATTCCTGGGGATGCAAGATCAAGCGCGGGTTCATGGAGCTGCCGCACGCGCTGCGCGTCTCCTACGTGGACGAGGACGACGACTACAAGACCAAGGAGGGCTTCGTCTATGCCGACGGGTACGACGAGAACTCCGCCGTGGACATCGTGTCCTGGGATTACCCGGGCGTCACCAACTGGTCAGCCATCTGGAAGATGGGGCGTCGTCATTTTGCCAAGCTCCTGCACCGGCAGCTTTCCATCTCCCTGTCCACGGACTGGGAATGGCTGGCCGCGCATCGCGGTGACCTGGTCGGGGTGGCGTCGGACGTGCTGATGAACGTGTTCGGCACGGCCCGGATCCGGCGGTTGCTGTTCAACATCGACGGCGAAGAGGTGCTCGTCGGGCGAGAGGAGGACATCCCGCTGGATGAGGGCGACGAGCCTCTTATTCCCATCGGCGTGCAGATCGACGATACTGTCGTCTTTTCCGATCCTGCTCCGGCCCGGTACGGCATGGCCATCCGGGACAACTCGTCGAGGCTGACCACCTACGAGATCGTGCCCGAATACGGCGAGGAAAATGACGTGCTCCGTTTTTCCTACGTGATCTCCTCGAAGCCGGCCCCCCAGCTGGAGGCGCTTTGTTCGGTGTCCATCCTGGGCGAGGAGTATGACGAATATCTCGTGTCCGCCATCACGCCTGGTGAGAACCTGACTGCGGACCTGACGCTGATACCTGCTGCCATGGACGAAATAGAGGCGTCCGTGTCCGGGGCAATCCCGGAGCATGCTCCTCCTGTGCGGTTGGACGTAACGAGGGGACGGTTCATTCCGGCACCACGCATTACTCTGGTCCGCAGCGACGAAGGGGTCATGGTGCGCGACGCAGACGGCACGCTTTCGTCGCGCATCTGTGTCGCCTATGCCCTGGGGGCAGGTGCGTCGGCCGCAGAATCGGTGCAGGTGCAGTATCGCGAAAGCTCATCGTCGCAATGGATCAATGCACCTACGGTCAATGCCGGGGTTCAGGCCTTCATCGCTGGGGTCGAGGACGGGGCTGCCTATGACATACGCATTCGTGCCGTAACGTCTGCCGGAGTCGGATCGATTTGGACCGTTGAAACCGGTCACACTGTTGTCGGCAAGACCAGCAATCCCGGTGATGTCAATGTGTTCACCCTGTCCGCTGCCGACAACAGCATTGTCGCGACGTGGGAGCAGGTGGTGGATTTGGATGTCAGCCGCTACGAGATACGGTCCACGGATTTCGGCTGGGGCGACGGCAAAGAGGTCGCCACGGGCCCGGGATCCACGGCCGCCTTGCCAATGACTGCCGCCGGAACGCACACCTACTACATCCGCGCGCTGGATACGACGGGGCATTATTCCACGACTTCGGCATCGGCCACCATCGTCGTTCTCCCCCCAGCACAGCCTTCGGTTGCCGCGACCATTTCCGGTACAAACATTCTGCTGTCCTGGAGCAGGCCCTCATCATCCTTTGCCCTGTCTGGATGCGAGGTCTTGTATGGCCCAGATCTGGCCTCTGCCGAATCCGTTGATGCGGGGTTGATTTCCACCAGTCGGCAGTTTCCGGGGGCGGCGGGGTGTCATCGTTTCTGGGTGCGCTACACGGATGCGGCGGGCAACACGGGGCCAGCCGCATCCGTGGACATGACCATCATCGCGCCGGGCGCCGTTCTGGTCACACAGCAGGTGATCGACAACAACGTGCTGCTCTACTGGACGGAACCAGAGACCGGCACCTTCCCCGTCTCCAACTACATAGTGCGCTCCGGCGAGACGCTGGAGACATCCATGATGCTGGGCACGGTGGATGCCCGGTTCATTTCACATTTCGAATCGCAGGGAGGTTCTTACACCTATTGGGTGGCGGCTGTGGATACGAGCGGCAACGAGGGCGCATTCGCATCGGTGTCGGCCACGGTCAGCCAGCCGCCGGACTATGTGCTGCTCTACGATTATGATTCGCCACTGGGAGGAACTGCGACCCGATTCATCATGGAAGGCGGGGAGCTGATAGGCCCGGCGTTCGACGAGACGTGGCAGGAGCATTTTTCACGTTGCGGCCAGACGACCATGCAGGATTTTGCCGACGCCGGTTTTCCTCTCTACCTGCTGCCCAACGCGACAAGCGCCGTCTATGAGGAGGAGATCGATTACGGCACAGTCCTTTCGGGGAGCAAGATCACGGTCACGCCGACCATGCAGGCACTCACGGGTGCTCCTTCCGCCACATGCCGGATAGAGGTCCGGGCGGCCACGGACGAAGCCTGGAGGTTGGTGGCCGACGATTGGCAGGGCTATGCCACGGCGTTCCGGTATCTGCGGGTGACAGTCTCCGTCATATCGGATGGCAGGGGGGCGGTGCGCATCTCCGGCCTGAACATCCGCTACGACATCAAGCAGCGCAAGGAGGGTGGCATGATGCAGTGTCTGGCGTCTCACTCCGAAGGCACGCCGGTGACATTTGCAGACAGCTATGTGGACATTCAGGCCATCGCAGTCACGCCCAAGGCCGGCAGCGCGGCCAGGTACGCCCTCTACGATTTCGTGGACGAGCCGAACCCGACCGGGTTCTCCATATATCTGTACAACGCCAGCGGTGCCCGTGTGGATGGCGAGGCCAGCTGGTCAATCATAGGAGTTTAG
- a CDS encoding tail fiber assembly protein, producing MTYYKLPASKNPDGGDQLVGPSSTISTFHFLNADGVAEKFGGGDYENPMKLAEAGLVVLHVDGPDTEPDEFSTLSITPDFANNRVLVVLELLPEDEVAEIVRARRDALLRASDHTQLPDSPLSSTVKDVWSLYRQELRDIPLQAGFPHSVTWPEIPNA from the coding sequence ATGACGTACTACAAACTTCCGGCGTCCAAGAATCCTGACGGGGGTGATCAGCTTGTCGGTCCTTCCTCCACCATCTCCACTTTCCACTTCCTGAACGCTGACGGTGTGGCAGAAAAATTCGGTGGGGGCGATTACGAGAACCCCATGAAGCTGGCTGAAGCGGGGCTGGTCGTACTTCACGTCGATGGTCCCGATACCGAACCGGACGAATTCTCAACCCTCTCCATCACCCCCGACTTTGCCAACAATCGTGTCCTTGTGGTGCTCGAACTTCTGCCGGAAGACGAGGTGGCTGAAATTGTTCGTGCCCGTCGTGATGCCCTTTTGCGGGCCAGCGATCATACCCAGCTGCCGGATTCACCGTTGTCCTCTACTGTCAAGGATGTTTGGTCCCTGTATCGTCAGGAATTGCGGGATATCCCACTGCAGGCAGGTTTTCCCCATTCTGTCACTTGGCCCGAAATCCCCAATGCTTAA
- a CDS encoding C40 family peptidase — MDTSKYIGIPFLDHGTDRAGCDCWGLVHLIYREELGIGMPDLGDRYSDAYARGEVDLLVDGVAEESWNVDVTAGPWRSLDVMIFRRAGVEAHVGLYLRPGTMLHVVDGMAVAEERYDTARWGRRLSRVLRHVDAR; from the coding sequence ATGGACACGAGCAAATACATCGGCATCCCCTTTCTGGACCACGGCACGGACCGGGCCGGTTGCGATTGCTGGGGATTGGTGCATCTGATCTACCGCGAGGAGCTGGGGATCGGGATGCCCGACCTGGGCGACCGATACTCCGACGCCTACGCTCGCGGCGAGGTCGACCTTCTGGTGGACGGCGTGGCCGAGGAGTCCTGGAACGTGGACGTGACCGCCGGGCCGTGGCGTTCCCTGGACGTGATGATCTTTCGCCGCGCCGGGGTGGAGGCCCACGTCGGGCTTTATCTGCGGCCCGGCACCATGCTGCATGTCGTGGACGGCATGGCTGTTGCCGAGGAACGGTACGACACGGCCCGGTGGGGCCGCAGGCTTTCAAGGGTGCTCAGGCATGTCGATGCACGCTGA
- a CDS encoding major capsid protein yields the protein MELFDRRTLTGIIDRRPVKPKLFKELFFSRRNPLDTTTAQLDIIVGGKSLVPFVTKFEGGTLIEGTTRESQVVETPRMRPKMHFSACNLLDFRQAGEPPVIKPGVTDDRVDKAIATDMQELKDRVEITVEYMAAKSLQGGKIPLVGETFQGEVDMRMPASHIIVLGAGDTWADAGADPCEDLEVWADLIVDATGLTPDVCVQGVNAWQAFRNNAKVQGELDNRRMETGQLAPEVGKAYRGHVNGVDIYRYGGSYHDAAGQVQKLMHPDYVVFGCTEAETTIDFGLPEDLENSGPVEYFAKSRINWDPSYLEFLAESRPLPWLKQPDAFVFVKVV from the coding sequence ATGGAACTTTTCGACAGAAGGACGCTTACCGGCATCATCGACCGCCGTCCGGTCAAACCCAAGCTGTTCAAGGAGCTCTTCTTTTCCAGAAGGAATCCTCTGGACACGACCACGGCCCAGCTCGACATCATCGTGGGCGGCAAGTCTCTGGTGCCCTTCGTGACCAAGTTCGAGGGCGGCACGCTCATCGAGGGGACCACGCGGGAATCGCAGGTCGTGGAAACCCCGCGCATGCGGCCCAAGATGCACTTTTCCGCCTGCAATCTGCTCGACTTCCGGCAGGCCGGGGAACCGCCCGTGATCAAGCCCGGGGTCACTGACGACCGCGTGGACAAGGCCATTGCCACGGACATGCAGGAACTCAAGGACCGGGTGGAGATCACGGTGGAGTACATGGCGGCCAAGTCCCTGCAGGGCGGCAAGATTCCCCTTGTCGGGGAGACCTTTCAGGGCGAGGTGGACATGCGCATGCCTGCCTCGCACATCATCGTGCTCGGAGCCGGGGACACCTGGGCCGATGCCGGTGCCGATCCGTGCGAGGATCTGGAAGTCTGGGCCGACCTGATCGTGGACGCGACCGGCCTGACTCCGGATGTCTGCGTTCAGGGAGTCAATGCCTGGCAGGCGTTCCGCAACAACGCCAAGGTGCAGGGCGAGCTGGACAACCGGCGCATGGAGACCGGGCAACTGGCTCCCGAGGTGGGCAAGGCGTATCGCGGCCACGTCAACGGCGTGGACATCTACCGCTACGGCGGCTCCTACCACGATGCGGCCGGGCAGGTGCAGAAGCTCATGCATCCGGACTACGTGGTGTTCGGCTGCACCGAGGCGGAAACCACCATCGACTTCGGCCTGCCCGAGGATCTGGAGAACAGCGGCCCCGTGGAATACTTCGCCAAGAGCCGGATCAACTGGGATCCGTCCTATCTGGAGTTTCTGGCCGAGTCCCGGCCCCTGCCGTGGCTCAAGCAGCCCGATGCCTTTGTCTTCGTCAAGGTCGTGTAG
- a CDS encoding transglycosylase SLT domain-containing protein: MRLRCITVCALLALACSLAWSCPARAGQGIPGRYDSLIRSAVHRWWPRVPHADWRYWKAQLYQESLLDPDAVSPVGARGLAQFMPGTWREVAGQLGLGAVSPHAVRHAINAGAYYMARLYRAWSSPRPDPDRWDLARASYNAGMGNLLKAQRRAGGATGFADIMAALPQVTGHHSRETITYVERIHHIYRRLTCGRR, encoded by the coding sequence ATGCGGCTGCGCTGTATTACGGTGTGCGCTTTGCTGGCGCTTGCCTGCTCGTTGGCCTGGTCATGTCCAGCTAGGGCGGGACAGGGCATTCCCGGCAGGTACGATTCCCTGATCCGGTCTGCGGTCCATCGCTGGTGGCCGCGCGTTCCGCATGCGGACTGGCGGTACTGGAAGGCGCAGCTCTATCAGGAGTCCCTGCTGGATCCGGACGCGGTTTCCCCTGTGGGCGCGCGCGGACTGGCCCAGTTCATGCCCGGCACATGGCGCGAGGTCGCCGGACAGCTGGGGCTGGGAGCGGTGTCGCCGCATGCGGTGCGGCATGCCATCAATGCCGGGGCCTACTACATGGCCCGGCTCTATCGCGCCTGGTCCAGCCCGCGTCCGGACCCGGACCGCTGGGATCTGGCCCGGGCCAGCTACAACGCGGGCATGGGCAATCTGCTCAAGGCCCAGCGCAGGGCGGGCGGGGCAACCGGGTTCGCGGACATCATGGCCGCGCTGCCGCAGGTCACGGGCCATCACAGCCGGGAGACCATCACCTATGTGGAACGCATCCACCACATCTACCGGAGGCTGACATGTGGACGGCGCTGA
- a CDS encoding phage tail tube protein, giving the protein MTQARGYKGKLLVDIEAAFGVAPTIRKTHLMPYNTCDLSASREQNTAATITGSRNPVAPFQGNVDVQGTAEVPVDAHSFGLWLVGMFGMPTTSAVAAVNLDAGDAVDKGSGKVGLPATGHGFEAGATIVLSGTTSYDGAHILQPETSSNELVILASFTGETFSTTDEAQLAARVNLDAGDAVDKGNGLVGLSAAGHGLAVGAEIVIAGTTNYDGTYMVKRGTSIGEIVIEETYAAETFDGSETVTALFRDHVFKIAESMPSLGVEKQFPDIPAYLLASGIKIGSCALSVGGSDELTASLSLVGRDETRNAAVYDANPVELPFNRFGNFQARIIEGGTLLSSRNKTVNINLDFGLDTDQYTLGDGGVRGDIPEGLTTVSGDIEALFTDTRFLDKAEAGTRSSVEVQLVNGGYKLSVAMPEVEYQRKTPGLAGPRGVLENFSFAAFHDTDSAGSAVVVTLRNEIKNWTE; this is encoded by the coding sequence ATGACCCAGGCAAGAGGATACAAAGGCAAGTTGCTCGTGGATATCGAGGCGGCTTTCGGCGTGGCCCCGACCATCAGGAAGACCCACCTCATGCCCTACAACACCTGCGATCTGTCCGCCTCGCGCGAGCAGAATACGGCGGCGACCATCACCGGCTCGCGCAACCCCGTGGCCCCGTTTCAGGGCAACGTGGACGTGCAGGGTACGGCTGAAGTGCCGGTTGACGCGCACAGTTTCGGCCTGTGGCTCGTGGGGATGTTCGGTATGCCGACCACTTCGGCCGTGGCTGCGGTCAATCTGGATGCCGGGGACGCCGTGGACAAAGGCTCCGGCAAGGTCGGCCTGCCCGCTACGGGGCATGGATTCGAGGCCGGGGCAACCATCGTGCTTTCCGGTACCACCAGCTACGACGGCGCCCACATCCTGCAGCCGGAAACTTCCTCGAATGAACTGGTGATTTTGGCCAGCTTCACGGGGGAGACGTTTTCGACCACCGACGAGGCGCAGCTGGCGGCTCGGGTCAATCTGGATGCCGGAGACGCCGTGGACAAGGGAAACGGTCTCGTCGGCCTGTCTGCCGCCGGCCATGGTCTCGCCGTGGGGGCAGAAATCGTCATCGCCGGGACCACCAACTACGACGGCACCTACATGGTCAAGCGCGGTACCTCCATCGGCGAGATCGTCATCGAGGAAACCTATGCTGCCGAAACGTTCGACGGTTCCGAAACCGTCACTGCCCTGTTTCGGGACCACGTGTTCAAGATCGCGGAGAGCATGCCTTCCCTGGGTGTGGAAAAGCAGTTTCCGGACATTCCTGCCTATCTTCTTGCCAGCGGCATCAAGATCGGTTCCTGCGCCCTTTCCGTGGGCGGTTCCGACGAACTGACCGCCTCCCTGTCTCTGGTCGGGCGAGACGAGACGCGCAACGCCGCCGTCTACGACGCCAATCCTGTGGAGTTGCCGTTCAACCGCTTCGGCAACTTTCAGGCGCGAATCATCGAAGGCGGCACGCTGCTCTCCAGCCGCAACAAGACCGTGAACATCAACCTCGATTTCGGTCTGGACACCGACCAGTACACCCTCGGCGATGGCGGCGTGCGTGGCGACATCCCCGAGGGGCTGACCACCGTCTCCGGCGACATCGAGGCCCTGTTCACCGATACCCGCTTTCTGGACAAGGCCGAGGCCGGCACGCGTTCCAGCGTGGAAGTCCAGCTGGTCAACGGCGGCTACAAGCTGTCCGTGGCCATGCCCGAGGTGGAATACCAGCGCAAGACTCCCGGACTCGCCGGTCCGCGGGGGGTGCTGGAAAACTTCTCCTTTGCGGCGTTTCACGACACCGATTCCGCAGGTTCCGCCGTGGTCGTGACCCTGCGCAACGAGATCAAGAACTGGACGGAGTAA
- a CDS encoding DUF1799 domain-containing protein codes for MAYCEICGASDACAECDWRRPDLWPGNEDAWSLWVASSTQWRSTGFGIIGLDYPAVKLVSETIGMRFTPGLFAKIRLLEMESLARQVARLEERSDAD; via the coding sequence TTGGCCTACTGCGAAATCTGTGGCGCTTCGGATGCGTGCGCGGAGTGCGACTGGCGGCGTCCGGATCTCTGGCCGGGCAACGAGGATGCCTGGTCGCTGTGGGTGGCATCCAGCACGCAATGGCGGTCCACCGGTTTCGGCATCATCGGGTTGGACTACCCGGCAGTCAAGCTGGTCTCGGAAACGATCGGCATGCGATTCACGCCGGGCCTGTTCGCCAAGATCCGATTGCTGGAGATGGAGTCGCTGGCCAGACAGGTCGCGCGGCTAGAGGAACGATCCGATGCAGACTAG
- a CDS encoding tape measure protein — protein MTGSAEQAEAAMAWITDFTARTPYELQEVSNGFRQLAAYGLDPTKHLKPLGDTASSMGKTLSQAVEMFADAAQGEFERLKEFGVRASQQGDTVTFRWSQNGRDMVRTARKTQQGITTTLGEIFRRFEGGMQKQSRSWEGMMSNVSDIWTQWKLMVMKSGPFRVMKKSLEEFLKSLETSEGRMNLARWAAMTAEVIVGAFQGMVVGAELFLDSIDVIKKAWVGLHRVVGRFVHDFFEALSMLPGLGDKFGWQQLAAKSNLKKFREEYAEIDRSLDDREKAFDKVFSLLKKWGAASSDLTLMAAKGDASEFKFAGGGNDAAAGVSKTYTSQFDDHIKEWQKYQDRKTATLERFSKDYQRITLGETAFQIAEVQARSRQLQDMVVGDADTIAQIKEWEAKSIVEINEQAAEKTQSVWEKYAASSMDQMSNMGDMAATVGRRLEDSFTDAFTGAEVSAMDFFNAIYAEMIRISVAKPLAGVVTGGIGSIIGSLFPSAKGNVLSGAGISSLSNGIYSSPTYFGFDRHYSKFANGGVLAEAGIEGVFPLARTASGDLGVQAVGNGRSGGNGGDNVQVIIHNSTGQSATQQKSSDNYGNTRVDVMIGDAAAKQLATPGSSLNRAMRSSTGMKQQVVRR, from the coding sequence GTGACCGGCTCTGCCGAGCAGGCCGAGGCCGCCATGGCGTGGATCACCGATTTCACTGCCCGGACTCCCTACGAATTGCAGGAGGTTTCGAACGGATTCCGTCAGCTGGCGGCGTATGGCCTTGATCCGACAAAGCATCTCAAGCCTTTGGGCGATACGGCATCCTCCATGGGAAAGACCCTTTCCCAGGCTGTGGAGATGTTCGCCGATGCGGCGCAGGGCGAGTTCGAACGTCTCAAGGAGTTCGGTGTGCGTGCGTCCCAGCAGGGCGACACGGTCACGTTCCGGTGGTCGCAGAACGGTCGGGACATGGTGAGGACAGCCCGGAAGACGCAACAGGGCATCACCACGACACTGGGTGAAATCTTCAGACGTTTCGAAGGAGGGATGCAAAAGCAATCCCGTTCCTGGGAAGGCATGATGTCCAATGTGAGCGACATCTGGACCCAATGGAAGCTCATGGTCATGAAATCTGGGCCATTCAGGGTCATGAAAAAAAGTCTGGAGGAGTTCCTGAAAAGTCTGGAAACCAGCGAAGGCCGCATGAACTTGGCCAGGTGGGCGGCGATGACGGCGGAAGTTATCGTCGGAGCTTTCCAGGGGATGGTTGTCGGAGCGGAGTTGTTTCTGGATTCCATCGACGTAATCAAGAAGGCGTGGGTCGGATTGCACAGGGTCGTCGGACGGTTCGTGCATGATTTTTTCGAGGCACTATCGATGCTGCCTGGCCTCGGGGACAAGTTTGGTTGGCAACAGCTTGCTGCCAAGTCCAACCTCAAGAAATTCAGGGAGGAATATGCAGAGATCGACAGGTCTCTGGATGACAGGGAAAAGGCTTTCGACAAGGTGTTTTCCCTGTTGAAGAAATGGGGCGCGGCATCGAGCGACCTCACTTTAATGGCGGCAAAGGGGGATGCCTCAGAGTTCAAGTTCGCCGGTGGTGGCAACGATGCAGCTGCCGGGGTGTCCAAGACGTACACCTCTCAGTTCGACGACCATATCAAGGAATGGCAGAAATATCAGGATCGAAAAACGGCGACTCTGGAAAGGTTCAGCAAGGACTACCAGCGCATCACGCTCGGAGAAACGGCGTTTCAGATCGCCGAGGTTCAGGCGCGATCCCGGCAGTTGCAGGACATGGTTGTCGGCGATGCCGACACGATTGCCCAGATCAAGGAATGGGAAGCCAAGTCGATTGTCGAAATCAATGAACAGGCCGCCGAAAAAACGCAGAGCGTCTGGGAAAAGTATGCGGCCTCATCCATGGACCAGATGTCGAACATGGGCGACATGGCAGCCACGGTGGGGCGTCGTCTTGAGGACTCCTTTACCGATGCCTTCACTGGAGCCGAGGTCTCGGCCATGGATTTTTTCAATGCGATTTATGCCGAGATGATACGCATTTCCGTAGCCAAGCCTTTGGCTGGAGTCGTCACCGGTGGAATCGGCAGCATCATCGGCAGTCTGTTCCCGTCCGCCAAGGGCAACGTCCTTTCCGGCGCAGGCATATCCTCACTTTCCAACGGTATCTACAGCAGCCCGACCTATTTCGGGTTCGATCGGCATTACTCCAAGTTCGCCAATGGCGGTGTTCTTGCAGAAGCCGGGATCGAGGGCGTTTTCCCCCTGGCCAGAACAGCCTCCGGCGATCTCGGTGTGCAGGCTGTCGGCAATGGCCGCAGCGGCGGCAACGGTGGCGACAACGTTCAGGTGATCATTCACAACTCCACCGGACAGTCGGCGACCCAGCAGAAGAGCAGCGACAACTATGGCAATACCCGTGTCGATGTCATGATCGGCGATGCCGCAGCCAAACAGCTGGCCACGCCTGGCTCCTCTTTGAATCGGGCCATGCGCTCCAGCACCGGCATGAAACAACAGGTTGTCAGGAGGTAG
- the lysC gene encoding Rz1-like lysis system protein LysC (LysC is an Rz1-like component of a phage lytic system, substantially overlapping although not fully embedded in the gene for the Rz-like LysB component.), translating to MTKLYATGLTLLCLMLCAACSGRQQPEVVAVPRIVRVTPPAHLLADTPAPDCRDARTNGDLLQCVQDYRSALRQCNADKAAIRAGMEGRP from the coding sequence ATGACGAAACTGTACGCGACTGGGCTGACACTCCTCTGCCTGATGCTGTGCGCGGCATGCTCCGGTAGGCAGCAGCCCGAGGTGGTTGCCGTGCCCCGAATCGTGCGCGTGACTCCGCCCGCACATCTGCTGGCGGACACGCCTGCCCCGGATTGCCGCGATGCCCGGACCAACGGGGACCTGCTGCAATGCGTTCAGGACTATCGGTCCGCGCTCCGGCAGTGCAATGCGGACAAGGCCGCGATCAGGGCGGGCATGGAGGGCAGGCCATGA